AGACTTTACTATTTTTGAAATCACAAATGACATCTCACAAACCACCCATATGACAAGGTAGTTAGATATAAGGAAATACCAAATTTTGTTGTGTTGAAATTAACAGTAAACTTGAATAATACATATTTCACTTGGAGTTCAAATTCTTGTTTGAACCTTAACCAGTTGTGTTACCTTAACCAGTTGTATTACCTTAGGCAAGTCTagtatctttctttaatttactcATGTGTGTAAACTTAATGGTGTAATAGATTTGAGAGTATTCTGTCAACTATGAGGTCTTTTTAATGTGAGTGTTATGCGTGATGAGAGAGAAATAGTGGAAACTTTATGTGTTGACTTTCTGTTATACTTTTAAGCAGAAATTTGCCATGGGTGACAAGGGAGGAGACAACCACTCAGAAGTGACTGACTTCATTCTTGTAGGCATCAGGGTCCGTCCAGAGCTCCACAGTCTCCTCTTCCTACTATTCCTGGTTGTTTATGGGATGGTCCTTCTGGGGAACCTTAGTATGATTGGCATCATTGTGACCGATCCCCGGCTGAACACACCAATGTATTTCTTCCTAGGCAATCTCTCCATCATTGACCTCTCCTACTCCACTGTTATTGTACCCAAAGCCATGGTCAACATCCTATCTCAGAAAAAGACCATATCCTTTGCAGGCTGTGTGACTCAGCTATTTCTTTATGCACTTTTCATGGTCACCGAGGCCTTTGTCCTGGCagccatggcctatgaccgcttcATCGCCATCTGCAATCCACTCCTCTACACTGTCCGCATGTCAAGAAGCCTCTGTATCCAGTTGGTGGCTGGTTCCTATCTCTGTGGCTGGGTCAGTTCCATCCTTCAAATCAGTGTAACATTCTCAatgtctttctgtgcctcccgAGTCATTGATCACTTCTACTGTGATTCAAACCCCATCGAGAAGATCTCCTGTTCCAATATCTTTATGAATAAGATGGTGTCATTCAGTCTGGCTGTCCTCATTATTTTGCCCACAATAGTTGTTATTGTGGTATCTTACATGTATATTGTGTCTGCAGTTTTAAAAATCCGCTCCagtgaagggaggaagaaagcctTCTCCACTTGCAGCTCACACCTGGGAGTTGTCAGTTTGCTCTATGGAACTGTTTCC
The genomic region above belongs to Prionailurus bengalensis isolate Pbe53 chromosome B4, Fcat_Pben_1.1_paternal_pri, whole genome shotgun sequence and contains:
- the LOC122473288 gene encoding olfactory receptor 9K2-like; its protein translation is MGDKGGDNHSEVTDFILVGIRVRPELHSLLFLLFLVVYGMVLLGNLSMIGIIVTDPRLNTPMYFFLGNLSIIDLSYSTVIVPKAMVNILSQKKTISFAGCVTQLFLYALFMVTEAFVLAAMAYDRFIAICNPLLYTVRMSRSLCIQLVAGSYLCGWVSSILQISVTFSMSFCASRVIDHFYCDSNPIEKISCSNIFMNKMVSFSLAVLIILPTIVVIVVSYMYIVSAVLKIRSSEGRKKAFSTCSSHLGVVSLLYGTVSFVYLTPPNNPELRKVASVCYILFTPMLNPLIYSLRNKDVKDAMKKVIWKQKVLL